The sequence CTCGGCCTGATCTCGCTGCTCGTCTGGGCGCTGGTCAAGTGAAGTTCTCACCCGCCGACCTGCCGGACCTGACCGGCACTTCCTCGATCGTCACCGGCGCCAACGCGGGGATCGGTCTGATCACGGCCCGCGAACTCGCTGCCAAGGGCGCTTCGGTCGTCCTCGCGTGCCGCAACGTCGTCGCCGGTGAGGCTGCCATCAAGGACATGACCGGAGACGTACGCGTCGAGGAACTCGACCTTGCCTCGCTCGCATCGGTACGTGCCTTCGCGGCCCGCTGGCGCGGCCCGCTGGATCTGCTGATCAACAACGCCGGCGTGATGAACCCGCCGACGTACCGCGAAACGGCCGACGGTCACGAGCTGATGTTCGGCACCAACCACCTCGGCCACTTCGCCCTCACCGGTCTGCTGCTGCCGACGCTGCTGCACTCCACCCGGGCTCGTGTGGTGACGGTGTCCTCGATCGCCCACCACGGCGGCAACGAGAAGGTCCTGCTGGCCAACCCGAAGGACAAGTACAAGCCGGAGCCGTACTACGGGAACTCCAAGCTCGCCAACCTGCTGTTCGGGCTCGAACTCGGTCGTCGCGCGACCCGCACCGGCCTGATCTCGACGATGGCGCACCCCGGCATCTCGGCCACCAACCTCGTCGCCTCTCAGGACGGGATGGGTGCCAACCGGGCGATTCGGGCCGCTGCTCCGTTCGTGATGCCGCTGATCTTCCAGTCGGCCGACAAGGGCGCGAACCCCACGCTGTACGCGGCCACGCTCGGCGAGCCCGGGTCGTACACCGGTCCGCAGAAAATGGGCGAGAGCCGGGGTCCGCTCGGCCCGGCCAGGTTGAGCACGTACGCCCAGGATGCCGATCTGGCAGCGAAGCTGTGGGACCTCAGCGAGGACCTGACCGGGGTCGAGTTCGCGCTCTGAGTGGTCCGCCGACGCGCTGGGCGGCATGGTCCGTTCGGGTCATCTGATCGAGTACGCACTGCGATCCCTCGGGCATCCGCGTCGGCGTAGCGTCCAAAACCTCGGACAGGCCGCTCGCCCACACTGGGCGGACCTTTGGGGGAAGGACCGAGAGATGACCAAGATCGATCAGCACTTGCTCGCCCACACGCGCGGCGACATCGCCGTCTGTGCCGCCGCCTACATCGCCGGATTCTTCCTGCTCGTGGCCGGCATCAAGCTCGGTGACATCTGGGCGCTGGCCCTCTGTACGCCGCTCGCCGCGATGCTGATGTTCGCCGCGAGTGCAGGCCTGCTCGAGGCCGGTCGGGTCGCCAACGCGTACGCGGAGAAGACGTTCTGAACCCACCCCGGTGGCCGCGATCAGCGGCTAGCGTCGGACCGTCGAGGGTTCGGGGGACGACATGAAGTTCGGGGCAATGATCACGTCGACGGCGGTGGTCGCCGCGACCGTGGTGACATTCGGGTCGCAGGCAGCAGGCGCCGCGGTGGCACCGGTCTGCGGGCAGGTACGCGCTCCCGGCACGACCATCTACTCGAACACCTCCGCGAAGGTGAGCCAGGTCCTCCTGGCCCATGTCGTCTCCGGCCACGCCGGTTGGTACAACCGCTTCCAGTGGGACCCGGCGACGTGCCGGTGGGTGAAGGTCGGCAGCTCCTCGGCCGTGTTCGGCTCCGCCGGGATCATCGCCGCGAAGAACCGCGTCGCCAACGACAACAAGACCCCGGCGGGCACCTTCCAGCTGTACGGCGCCTTCGGCGTCGGCAATCCGGGGACGACCTGGCCGTACACCCGGTTGACACCCAACCTGTGGTGGGACGGTCGGCAGTGGGCGTGGTCGTACAACCACATGCTCGCCAGCCAGAGCGGATGCGACCTGGTGAACTGCGAGCAGCTGATCCGCGACACCCCTGCCTGGGGCGGCTACCAGTACACACAGGCCGTTGAGATCGGCTACAACATGCCGGTCCGGCACCGCTACGGCGGCGGCTCGGGGGACGGCATCTTCCTGCACTATGCGCACTACTTCACGACAGGTTGCGTCGGGCTCGCCAACCTGACTGAACTCACCAACACCTTGCGCTGGTTGAAACAGTCGGCGAACCCGCGCATCGTGATCAACTGACCGGCTCCGCACACCGGAGAACGACGAAGGCCCCCGGGATGAACCGGGGGCCTTTCGTTCGCGTGCGCGAGGGGGGATTTGAACCCCCACGCCCTTTCGGACACTGGCACCTGAAGCCAGCGCGTCTGCCGTTCCGCCACTCGCGCGCAATGCGACTGAATCCAATTCAGCGCATCGGAAGGCTAGCCCACCCCGAGGGACAGACCCAAACCGCCGCCGCACGGTCCCACAGCCTCCCGATGCCTACCCGATACGATCGCCGAGGACACACGTGCCTTGAGGAGGTGACGATGAGCGGGTTGCAACGGTTCGAGCGCAAGCTCGAGACGATGATTTCGGGTGGTTTCGCAAGGGTCTTCCGGAGCGCCGTACAGCCCGTGGAGATCGCCGCCGCGCTCCAGCGCGAGGTCGACAACAACGCCCAGATCCTGTCCCGTGAGCGCCGGATCGTGCCGAACGAGTTCCACGTCGAACTCTCGTCGGCCGACCTGCAGCGCTTCGGCCAGTTCGGCCCAGCATTGACGCAGGAACTCAGCGATCAGATCACCGAGTACGCCCGCACCCAGGGCTACGTGTTCCCGGGTGTCGTCAGCATCCGTTTCGCCGAGGCAGCCGACCTGACCGTCGGCCGCTTCCGCGTACGCAGCAGCGCCAAGGCCAAGGTCGAGTCCGATGC comes from Nocardioides baekrokdamisoli and encodes:
- a CDS encoding FhaA domain-containing protein; the encoded protein is MSGLQRFERKLETMISGGFARVFRSAVQPVEIAAALQREVDNNAQILSRERRIVPNEFHVELSSADLQRFGQFGPALTQELSDQITEYARTQGYVFPGVVSIRFAEAADLTVGRFRVRSSAKAKVESDAMTNTQIGRAYAWLEVNNGRHPLTGNVVVGRGADADLRINDPGISRRHIEFVARTDHIEVRDLGSTNGMLVNGAKIPAATVVDGTHVRIGNTTLIVRVSQEPSEGASA
- a CDS encoding SDR family NAD(P)-dependent oxidoreductase: MKFSPADLPDLTGTSSIVTGANAGIGLITARELAAKGASVVLACRNVVAGEAAIKDMTGDVRVEELDLASLASVRAFAARWRGPLDLLINNAGVMNPPTYRETADGHELMFGTNHLGHFALTGLLLPTLLHSTRARVVTVSSIAHHGGNEKVLLANPKDKYKPEPYYGNSKLANLLFGLELGRRATRTGLISTMAHPGISATNLVASQDGMGANRAIRAAAPFVMPLIFQSADKGANPTLYAATLGEPGSYTGPQKMGESRGPLGPARLSTYAQDADLAAKLWDLSEDLTGVEFAL
- a CDS encoding L,D-transpeptidase family protein, with the protein product MKFGAMITSTAVVAATVVTFGSQAAGAAVAPVCGQVRAPGTTIYSNTSAKVSQVLLAHVVSGHAGWYNRFQWDPATCRWVKVGSSSAVFGSAGIIAAKNRVANDNKTPAGTFQLYGAFGVGNPGTTWPYTRLTPNLWWDGRQWAWSYNHMLASQSGCDLVNCEQLIRDTPAWGGYQYTQAVEIGYNMPVRHRYGGGSGDGIFLHYAHYFTTGCVGLANLTELTNTLRWLKQSANPRIVIN